The window CATTAAACAGAGTGTTAGTAGATTCAGAAATCATCAAAGCTTCTGTAGCATCACTAGGACTCGCGAACTGAAAACCAGAATCTGTATATGGAGTTTGAAGTGCTTCCAGAGCTTTCTGATAGCGTTCTATTGCCTGAGAGTATTGACCTAAATTACGACAAACTTCTCCAATATTATTGTGAATAATTCCTTCTAAAATTTTCATGCAATAGACTAAAAAACTATTTGAGGAATTGCTGTTTATCTCCTCAATATTTTTTTCATTAAGGGCTAATGCTTTATTATATAATTCTAACGCTTGAGGATACTGACCCTGACTTTTATAGACAATACCTATGTTATTGAGTGTGATTACTTGAATGAATTTGTCTTCACTAGCCGCCTCAAATGCTTTCTGGTAATACTCCAGAGATTGAGAATAGTGACCTAAATTCCAGTAAACCGTCCCTATATTGTTAAGAGTAATTGCAACATAATCCTGTTTACCAGCTTTTCTGTAATTTGCTAAGGCTTGTTGATATTCTTCTAAAGCTGCTTGAAACTGACTATCATCAACTTGCTTGTCACCCTCTCGCTTTAACCAGCCCGCTTCATCTTTGCGGTCTTGAATCGTTTGCGCCTGTGCTGTAAGAGATAGGTGAGAAGAACGGGGTAACAGGGGAGATGTCAGCGACAGCAGTAGACTAGCAGTGGCAAGGCTGAGAGATTTGAGACGGTAGTCCATTGGCAAGTCCTCTCTTGAGCTAGGAAAGCAGATTGCTGACTCAATGCATGTATATCTCTCATGAGGGGAGAAATTATGCAATAGGTTTTGCGATTTGTTTGGCTGGCTGGAGGAACGTGATTATCTCCGGGGAGATCCCCCCAATCTCCAGACTTCGTCTCGCTTCGCTATCACTAAAGCTCCGGCTTAAAAAGGGGGGCTTAATACATGAGGAATTTGCGTTTCACAGGAATAGGGGATCGCTCTTTACTTAAGCTCTGGCTTGAATCTTAATTCTCCCCCCTTAAAAAGGGGGGCTGGGGGGGATCATCTCCGCAATACACTGACACACCCCCTCCCACTCCTTCAACACTTCATCATTCCTAAATCTGACTACTTTCAACCCATAGCCTTCTAAAACTTGCGTTCTTTCCCTGTCATAATCTTTGCCCTCACTCGTAAAGTGACTCTCTCCATCAACTTCTATCACTAACTTCAAATGAGCGCAGTAAAAGTCAACAATAAAGTTATCAATAGGCTTTTGCCTTAAAACTCGAAATGGGAAATCTTTTAGGTAGCCGTACCAGAGTTTTCTCTCGGCTGCTGTCATGTTCTTACGTAGTTCCTTTGCTTTCTCTACAAGTTTTGGGTTGTAGGGAAGGTGAAAGTCAGTCACAATTAAATCTTTTTTATTCGGCATACGATCCCCCCCAACCCCCGGACAACAAAAAGCGCAAGCAACATCTGGCTTCCCCCTTTTTAAGGGGGATGGGAGGGGGATCTCAAAAGGGGGGAGAATATAATTCGCATCACTCAATATCATCAGGCAACTCCTTGATCGGAAGCCCTGCCTGTTCCATTAGTTCAACTAACTTCCTCACCTGCGTCAAAGAAAGCTGAAGCCGTTGATGTTTACCACTTTCGTAATCGATCACTGTTCTCCTTGATATGCCTACAGCTTGGGCGAACTGCTCCTGAGTCATCCCCAGGCGATCGCGAACTTGCTTCAAAGTTGGCACGTTGGGGTTGAAATTTGAATCTTGATTGTTTACCATCTTATCAGCGATGTGAAACCCTTTCACATTGACGACCAAAAAACACAGGGGAAACGGTGGCGGTGGTTAGTGCTGTGGTTTCCCCTTTCTGAAGATATGTCATAGCCACTCATCTTGCTTTGCAACCCAGTCTGCATGGCTGCGGTGTGGTGTCGATATGTTTTTTGTAATTTCTGTGAACGCTGAAAAAGTGATCGCGTCTTTGGTGCGATCGCTCAATCTCCTATCCTCACTTACCCAAACTCCTATGAAACATTCAAAATGGCTCCAACTCCACCAACAAGGCGAAAAAATTTGCTCTGTCCTTCGCCAACATGGATATCGCATCACCAAACAACACCGTACCCTCTCCTGGAAACTCTGCACAGAGGGTCAGGACGAATACGCCTTAACCTGGTTACCAGAACCCGTTTCGGATTGGACTTTAGTCCCTAATAATACCAGTCCCGAACGCCAAGAACTTTGGACGCTAATTCAGCGTATATTAGCCGCAATCAGAACCCAAGATGCGGTAGATTATTCTCGTCCTTGGGCGATCGTGCGGCTCCTACCCGATGCCAGACGATATGTCGTCGCCCGATTTGTCAACCGACAAGATGCAGACGACCACAAGCGATATCTCAGCCGATTTATGCCTGCTGCCGAATTTACAGTTATTTTTGACCCACCGACCGATGAACCATCGGTGTCAACTTAAACTCGATTTCCCATTGCTTGACCTGCTAACCATCCTGTCGTCCAAGCACTCTGAAAGTTAAAGCCACCCGTGACGCCATCAATATCCAAAATTTCTCCCGCAAAATAAAGACCCGGAACTAAACGACTTTCCATCGTCTTAAAGTCCACTTCTTTCAAACTAACCCCGCCACAGGTGACAAACTCCTCTTTAAAAATCCCCTTCCCTTTAATCGAGTATTGTCCCTGAATCAGTTCTTGAATCAACTGGTTGAGCGCTTTTTTCGAGACTTCCGCCCAACGTTCTTCTGCACCAATACCCACACTAGCCACTAAACTCTCCCACAACCGCTTAGGGATAGGGACAGGACAACTGGTGGTAACTTGGCGTCGCGGCAACTGAGACTTAACTGCCAATAACATTTGACGCAGACTTTCCTCGTTGTATTGGGGAAGCCAATTCACGAGTAAGGGGGTTTGGTAATGATGCTCGTGTAAAAATCGAGCACCCCAAGCCGAAAGCTTGAGAACCGCAGGGCCACTTAACCCCCAATGAGTAATTAACAATGGCCCTGTTTGCTCTTTTAAGGTTTTACCCGCTTCCGGTAATCGTAAATGAGCATTATTCACACTTATCCCTGCTAAATCCCGCAAGCGAGGGTCAGGAATATTAAAGGTAAATAGAGAAGGAACAGGGGATACAACGGTATGACCTAAGGCTTGAGCTATGGCGTAACCTTGGGGATTGCTGCCAGTGGCAAGGAGGATGCGATCGCACCTTAAAATCTCACCCGTTTTTAATTCAACCTCAAACGCCCATGGGGTAGGGTTGCTATCCTCGATTTCACCTGAGAGTCGAGAATGTTGTGGTTCAATCGACTTCACCGCTGTACCCATGCGAAACCTGACTCCAGCATCCTCAGCGGCATTCATCAAACCATTCACAATCGTTTCTGAATTATCTGTGACGGGAAACATCCGTCCATCGGACTCGGTTTTCAGCTTCACACCCTGAGACTCAAACCACGCCACGGTATCCTTGGCGTGAAATCGCGTAAAAGCCCCCCGCAACGCTTTGCTGCCTCTGGGGTAATTTTGCACCAAAAGCGCAGGTTCAAAGCAGGCATGGGTAACATTGCAGCGTCCCCCACCGGAAATCCGAACCTTAGATAAAGGCTGACGCCCACCTTCTAATAAAGTAACTTGGGCGTGGGGATGGGCAGACGCACAGGTGACTGCACCGAAAAAACCCGCCGCACCACCCCCGATGACTATAATTCTTAAAGATTGCAAAGCGAATAAATTACCCAAGAAACGAACATCTTCTATTCGTTATACTCTTCAAAGTCTTCTTTCGTCGCACCGCACACTGGACAGACCCAATCTTCAGGAATATCTTCAAAAGCGGTTCCCGGTGCGATATCACTATCCGGGTCGCCTTCTGCCGGGTCGTAGACGTAGCCGCAAACAGTACAGAGATATTTCTTCATTGTTCACTCCTCTAACCGACGAGGATAGTATAAACCTCCGGAAAGCAGCTTCCGGAGGCTAAATATTTTATTTAGGTTTAGCTAAACCGTTGCTTTTTGCTTCGACCAGACACCATTTTCATCTTCCTCATACTGTTGGTGAACGGTTTCCCAAGCTGCCTGTTCTGCCTTCATCGGGTCTTCTGTCTCATCGAAGACGGTATTGTAACGTTCCATGAAGGTTGTTTGAGCCTGTTCGGAGAGATGCGATCGCACTTCGGGAGACAAGTCCCTAGCCTCATTACACCGACCAGGACAGGCGCGAGGTAGGGTCATCTCAGTGGTATGCACTTCTTCTCCACCTGCACTTTCTAATAACAATTGAAATTCTCCACTTTTATTGGCAGGAACTTCTGCCATCACCAGAAACTCACCTGCTTCTACGCGAGTTTGGTAAATGGTTGCCTTCTCTTCCGGCATTCCCCAAGCGACAAGGGCAGACACTAAACCTGCACCCGCACTTCCTGCGATCGCACCACTTGCCGCACCCAACAGTAGCGCACCCAAGGGACCTGCTGCTACTACAGGGCCAACAAAGGGAATAAACAAGACTCCAACACCCGTTAGTAGAGCCAAAAAGGAGCCAAATAAGGAACCAAAAACGGCACCGGATCGCAGCCCCCCAAAGACGACATCCCGTTTAGTGATAAAGCCAGCAATTCGGGTT of the Allocoleopsis franciscana PCC 7113 genome contains:
- a CDS encoding endonuclease domain-containing protein, which gives rise to MPNKKDLIVTDFHLPYNPKLVEKAKELRKNMTAAERKLWYGYLKDFPFRVLRQKPIDNFIVDFYCAHLKLVIEVDGESHFTSEGKDYDRERTQVLEGYGLKVVRFRNDEVLKEWEGVCQCIAEMIPPSPPF
- a CDS encoding helix-turn-helix transcriptional regulator, coding for MPTLKQVRDRLGMTQEQFAQAVGISRRTVIDYESGKHQRLQLSLTQVRKLVELMEQAGLPIKELPDDIE
- a CDS encoding BaiN/RdsA family NAD(P)/FAD-dependent oxidoreductase; protein product: MGNLFALQSLRIIVIGGGAAGFFGAVTCASAHPHAQVTLLEGGRQPLSKVRISGGGRCNVTHACFEPALLVQNYPRGSKALRGAFTRFHAKDTVAWFESQGVKLKTESDGRMFPVTDNSETIVNGLMNAAEDAGVRFRMGTAVKSIEPQHSRLSGEIEDSNPTPWAFEVELKTGEILRCDRILLATGSNPQGYAIAQALGHTVVSPVPSLFTFNIPDPRLRDLAGISVNNAHLRLPEAGKTLKEQTGPLLITHWGLSGPAVLKLSAWGARFLHEHHYQTPLLVNWLPQYNEESLRQMLLAVKSQLPRRQVTTSCPVPIPKRLWESLVASVGIGAEERWAEVSKKALNQLIQELIQGQYSIKGKGIFKEEFVTCGGVSLKEVDFKTMESRLVPGLYFAGEILDIDGVTGGFNFQSAWTTGWLAGQAMGNRV
- the rd gene encoding rubredoxin, which gives rise to MKKYLCTVCGYVYDPAEGDPDSDIAPGTAFEDIPEDWVCPVCGATKEDFEEYNE
- a CDS encoding ChaB family protein, whose translation is MVDEYRAERTISAVFKEQEQLDQVVRRLMDRGVPQDHISVMGKNFQSKTRIAGFITKRDVVFGGLRSGAVFGSLFGSFLALLTGVGVLFIPFVGPVVAAGPLGALLLGAASGAIAGSAGAGLVSALVAWGMPEEKATIYQTRVEAGEFLVMAEVPANKSGEFQLLLESAGGEEVHTTEMTLPRACPGRCNEARDLSPEVRSHLSEQAQTTFMERYNTVFDETEDPMKAEQAAWETVHQQYEEDENGVWSKQKATV